Genomic segment of Sphingopyxis lindanitolerans:
CAGCGCGCGCGCATGTCGATCAGGCTGGTAAGCCCGCCCGCGAGCACGACCAGCACCGCCAGCACCCAGAGCGACGGACCCGGCAGCGGATTGGACCAGTCGCGATCGAGTTGCTGCGCCAGCATATGCGCGTGGACCTCGAGCCCGATCATCGTTTCATGCAGGCCGGTAATCGGATCGGTGAAGCGGCTGAGCGGGGTGTTGAACTGGTCATTGTCGATCACGTCGCCGCCGATCAGGACGTAGCGGCCCTTGACCAGATCGGCAAAGGCGGCGCGCATATCGGCATCCATCGGGATCGCGAAAGTGTCGATCGGGATGTTCGCGAACACCGGCTCTTCCTGCCCCTTGGCGACCCGCGCGGGGACGAGGAAGCGGATATTGCCGCGATAATCGGCATGCGCCGCATCGACCGGCGCGAGCGCGTTCGCCATCAGCGGCGGCAATCCCTTGGGCCGGTCGGGCCAGTTGCGGATCACCCCGTCGCCGTCGGTGCGGAACAGCACGCTGGTCGGCTTCGTCGTCGCGGTCACGACCTTGGCGAGATAGGATTGGAGATATTTCTGCTGTTCGTAGAAGATGGTGTTGGGGTTGCTCGCCTGCTCGGCATAAGCGAGCCAGGTCGGCGTCTTCATCGCGCGAAGCTGGGCCTGGAGGAGCGCGTCGTCGGGGCGGGGCGAGTCGAAGACGATATCGATGCCGATCGCCTTTGCCCCCATCTGGTCGAGGTTGCCGAGCGCGTTCGCCAGGATCGTGCGGTCGAGCGGCGAGCGGATGCCCGAGTTGAACAAAGTCTGGTCATTATAGGTGACCATGACGATGCGCTTGTCCTGCCCGACATGCGGCGCCATCAGCGTCGCGCGCGCGTCGTAGAGCGCGCGCTCGGCGTCGCCGACGAGCGGCATCTGCCAGCTCAATCGCGCGAACAGCGTCGCGACGATCAGGAACAGGATCGTCGCCACCATGCGCGACGGGCCGAGCTGGGTCACCAGCCGGCGGAGGCGCTTGCGCAGCGGAACAGCGGTCCGCGCCGCCTCGGCAGCCGAAGTGTCGATCTGTCTGCTTGCCATCAGATCAGAGGGCCGAATGGCCCGCAGCCCCTTCCTTCTGCGCCGTCGTGGTGGCGCCGTGCAGCAGCGGCTGGCCGCCGTCGCCGATGATCGCGAAGCCCGCCCAATAATAGGGGTGCGAGGTGCGCTTGTCGTCCATCAACTGCGTTTCGCTCGCCCACAGGGCATCGGCGATGCTCTCCCCCTGCCGCGCGGCGAACAGGCCGCCGATCAGCCGCTTGGTCGCGTCGAAATCATCGGGCGCGGGCCAATGGCTGGCGATCACCGAGCGTCCGCCGGCGCCGATGAAGCTGCGAACCAGCCCGTCGAGGGCGTTGCCGCCGCCGCTCGCGACCCCGGCCTCGCGCGTCGCCGCGACGGTCGCGGCGCCCGCGGTGTCGCACGCCGACAGGATGACGAGATCGGCGTTGATCTTGAGATCGAAAATCTCCTGGAACGTCAGCAGGCCGTCCGAACCCTGGCCGCCGAACGAGGTGACCAGCGCGGGCCGGGCGGGGCAGGAGGGGTGCGGCGCGGTGACGAGGCCGTGCGTCGCGAAGTGGATGATGCGATAGTCGGAGAGGTCGCCGCGGTTCTTCACCGCGGTATCGGTGAAGGCTGCCCCGGTCAGCAGCGTCGCGGCGCCGCGGTCCATCGTGTCGCTCGCGGTGACGAGTTCGGCGGCCGAGATCGGCCGGCTCCACTGGCTGACGTCCCATTG
This window contains:
- a CDS encoding adenylate/guanylate cyclase domain-containing protein, coding for MASRQIDTSAAEAARTAVPLRKRLRRLVTQLGPSRMVATILFLIVATLFARLSWQMPLVGDAERALYDARATLMAPHVGQDKRIVMVTYNDQTLFNSGIRSPLDRTILANALGNLDQMGAKAIGIDIVFDSPRPDDALLQAQLRAMKTPTWLAYAEQASNPNTIFYEQQKYLQSYLAKVVTATTKPTSVLFRTDGDGVIRNWPDRPKGLPPLMANALAPVDAAHADYRGNIRFLVPARVAKGQEEPVFANIPIDTFAIPMDADMRAAFADLVKGRYVLIGGDVIDNDQFNTPLSRFTDPITGLHETMIGLEVHAHMLAQQLDRDWSNPLPGPSLWVLAVLVVLAGGLTSLIDMRARWVAIAFLGQMIFFAAFPFWLQGHHVDTTTLPAFGWAIGWLLGYAAVGTAARTIGSRQRAFAQSALGKYLPADIAAQIMRDPDQLSLHGERRNIYCIFTDLEGFTKLSHATTPETVARLLNEYLDRLSDIVLDHGGTIDKFVGDAVVAFWGAPISRADDGEKAAAAAIAMYQAGETFRVDLAGEDVPPIGMTRVGLHVGDAIVGNFGGEGRIQYTALGDSMNTASRLESANKSLKTGVLISTEAAEHSGREDLVPMGRVTLRGRAQPVDVLTPRPDLSSEQRARIAALVAAHAAGDKKAYVIAATALTEDFGKDSSIMFLIERLNQTDKGESYVLS